The Equus przewalskii isolate Varuska chromosome 5, EquPr2, whole genome shotgun sequence genome window below encodes:
- the CLEC4D gene encoding C-type lectin domain family 4 member D — protein MGQEEPQNKQGVCHSQWIPWVIAIVFIPVLSVCFITSCLVTHRNFVHCKRSMRVFQLPEHPKKLTCIREKSELKESTWNCCAVGWRSFQSNRCFPLNDNKTWAESDRNCTGMGAHLATISTEAEQNFILQFLDRRFPYFLGLTNENPEGQWHWVDKTPFNPHIVFWHEGEPNNYQKENCVVLVSAQDKWAWNDFPCNFETRRVCKIHGTASCETRE, from the exons ATGGGGCAAGAAGAACCTCAAAATAAAC AAGGAGTCTGCCATTCCCAGTGGATCCCTTGGGTCATTGCCATTGTGTTCATCCCAGTTCTCAGTGTCTGTTTTATTACAAGTTGTTTGG TGACTCATCGCAACTTTGTACACTGCAAGAGAAGCATGAGAGTGTTCCAGCTTCCAGAGCACCCCAAGAAGCTGACATGCATCAGAGAGAAATCAGAACTGAAAG AGAGCACCTGGAACTGTTGTGCTGTTGGCTGGAGATCCTTCCAGTCCAACCGCTGCTTTCCTCTTAATGACAACAAGACATGGGCCGAGAGTGACAGGAACTGTACAGGGATGGGGGCTCATTTGGCTACTATCAGCACGGAAGCTGAGCAG aactttattcttcaatttttggatAGACGATTTCCATATTTCCTGGGACTTACGAATGAGAACCCTGAAGGCCAGTGGCACTGGGTGGACAAGACACCATTTAACCCACATATAGT attctGGCATGAGGGTGAACCCAAcaactatcagaaagaaaactgTGTTGTCCTTGTAAGTGCTCAAGACAAATGGGCCTGGAATGATTTTCCTTGTAACTTTGAGACAAGGAGAGTTTGTAAGATACATGGAACAGCATCCTGTGAAACCCGTGAGTAG